A section of the Rhizobium sp. Pop5 genome encodes:
- a CDS encoding nucleotidyltransferase and HEPN domain-containing protein, with protein MKSSLDHLPERKQRELARVVDILHEEFQDALKDSSADFKKMGRILKIILFGSYARGDWVDEQHTLKGYRSDYDLLVIVNNRKLSDVATYWYKAVDRFLHDRGINTPVSFIVHSRREVNTALHEGQYFFSDIRREGIVLYELDDEALPEPKPRSKSEEYRIAREHFESRFPVSLGSLDTSRYSLSKGRYNESAFLLHQAIEHAYSTLLLTVTNYGPPSHSLTFLRKLAEGRDRRLIDAWPRDQQRYRAWFNTINEAYVKARYSKHFDVSKEALQWIAAQTAELHVLVDIVCKEHLVALRKDTDDI; from the coding sequence ATGAAATCCAGCCTCGACCATTTGCCCGAACGCAAACAGCGCGAGCTTGCCCGCGTTGTCGATATCCTGCACGAGGAGTTTCAGGACGCACTGAAAGATAGCTCGGCCGATTTCAAGAAAATGGGGCGGATTCTCAAGATCATCCTGTTTGGGTCATACGCTCGTGGCGACTGGGTCGACGAACAGCACACGCTCAAAGGCTATCGTTCCGACTATGATCTGCTGGTAATTGTCAATAACCGGAAACTATCGGACGTCGCCACCTATTGGTACAAAGCGGTCGACCGCTTTCTCCATGATCGCGGCATCAATACGCCAGTCAGCTTCATTGTTCACTCGCGGCGGGAGGTCAACACGGCACTTCACGAGGGGCAATACTTCTTCTCTGATATCCGCCGCGAGGGGATCGTCCTCTACGAGCTCGATGATGAAGCGCTACCCGAACCAAAACCACGCTCCAAGTCCGAAGAATACCGCATCGCCAGGGAGCATTTTGAAAGCCGCTTTCCCGTCTCACTGGGATCTCTTGACACCTCTCGCTATTCGCTGAGCAAAGGAAGGTACAACGAATCTGCTTTTCTCCTGCATCAGGCGATCGAACACGCTTATTCTACGCTTCTTCTGACTGTGACGAATTACGGGCCGCCATCACATAGTCTCACTTTCCTACGTAAGCTGGCGGAAGGTCGTGACCGTCGGCTTATTGATGCCTGGCCGCGAGACCAGCAGCGCTATCGTGCGTGGTTCAATACGATCAACGAGGCCTACGTGAAGGCGCGTTACTCGAAGCATTTCGACGTGAGCAAAGAGGCGCTGCAATGGATAGCTGCGCAAACAGCCGAACTACATGTGCTCGTTGACATAGTGTGCAAGGAACATCTCGTCGCACTTCGAAAGGACACCGACGACATCTGA